The Terriglobales bacterium genomic interval GTTCGATCCTCGATATCGCTCTCAGCGCCGGCATCCCGCTGGACCATGCCTGCGGCGGCGTGTGCGCCTGTTCAACGTGCCACGTCATCGTCCACGAGGGTCTGGAGACATGCAACGAGGCTTCGGACGCCGAACTCGACGAACTCGACATGGCGCCGGGCATTACGACCAAGTCGCGCCTCGGCTGCCAAACGGTGCCGGATGGGACGAAAGACGTCGTGGTCGAGATTCCGGAGTGGACCAAGA includes:
- a CDS encoding 2Fe-2S iron-sulfur cluster-binding protein, coding for MGGRNPYIAEQVKFTPATKKFKVTFKSEGKTVEVDPEKVPYGDHGLPGSILDIALSAGIPLDHACGGVCACSTCHVIVHEGLETCNEASDAELDELDMAPGITTKSRLGCQTVPDGTKDVVVEIPEWTKNSAREEH